The following coding sequences lie in one Pseudomonas svalbardensis genomic window:
- the rpoH gene encoding RNA polymerase sigma factor RpoH — protein sequence MTNSLQPAYALVPGANLEAYVHTVNSIPLLTPEQERELAESLYYEQDLGAARQMVLAHLRFVVHIARSYSGYGLAQADLIQEGNVGLMKAVKRFNPEMGVRLVSFAVHWIKAEIHEFILRNWRIVKVATTKAQRKLFFNLRSQKKRLAWLNNEEVHRVAESLGVEPREVREMESRLTGHDMAFDPATEADDDSAFQSPANYLEDHRYDPARQLEDADWSDNSNHNLHEALEVLDDRSRDILYQRWLAEEKATLHDLAQKYNVSAERIRQLEKSAMNKLKMSIAA from the coding sequence ACCTGGAGGCCTATGTGCACACCGTGAACAGCATTCCATTGCTGACGCCGGAGCAGGAGCGTGAACTGGCCGAGAGTCTCTATTATGAGCAGGATTTGGGGGCGGCTCGGCAGATGGTGCTCGCCCACCTGCGTTTTGTTGTACATATCGCCCGTAGCTATTCAGGCTACGGTCTGGCTCAGGCTGACCTGATCCAGGAAGGCAATGTCGGCCTGATGAAGGCCGTGAAGCGTTTCAACCCGGAAATGGGTGTGCGCCTGGTGTCCTTTGCCGTGCACTGGATCAAGGCGGAAATCCACGAGTTCATCCTGCGCAACTGGCGGATCGTGAAAGTCGCGACCACCAAGGCCCAGCGCAAGCTGTTCTTCAACCTGCGCAGCCAGAAGAAACGTCTGGCGTGGCTGAACAACGAGGAAGTCCATCGTGTGGCGGAAAGCCTCGGTGTAGAGCCTCGGGAAGTGCGTGAGATGGAAAGTCGCCTGACCGGCCATGACATGGCCTTCGACCCGGCCACGGAAGCGGACGACGACAGTGCTTTCCAATCGCCGGCCAACTATCTGGAAGACCACCGGTACGACCCGGCCCGTCAGCTGGAAGATGCCGACTGGAGCGACAACTCCAACCACAACCTGCACGAAGCGCTCGAAGTGCTGGACGACCGCAGCCGCGACATCCTCTACCAGCGCTGGCTGGCGGAAGAAAAAGCCACGCTGCATGACCTGGCGCAGAAGTACAACGTGTCGGCCGAGCGTATTCGTCAGCTCGAGAAGAGCGCGATGAACAAGCTCAAGATGTCGATTGCCGCCTAA